Proteins encoded together in one Amblyomma americanum isolate KBUSLIRL-KWMA chromosome 1, ASM5285725v1, whole genome shotgun sequence window:
- the LOC144100792 gene encoding uncharacterized protein LOC144100792 gives MWSTGRPPVSELRLGLVVSVRRCGSKHGESRGDGGRRHRAASPWPPRLHKPESGKPGGAISRPPVDHHGALTAKASQAAQVIGPTLEPYWQRPALQKTRMGPSCCNILADDLCGLGYLAWLTGVRGARTVSAVRRNFAESAIGCASHLRNHHCNRAGRAPMRRTARTQRPRLESRVSRLCCCFCFDPHNFVAAGRASPGSESSCGCLVGEGGTFEDLVPGLYITSY, from the exons ATGTGGTCAACTGGGCGGCCGCCGGTCTCCGAGCTCCGCCTGGGCCTCGTCGTCTCGGTCCGACGCTGCGGCAGCAAACACGGAGAATCCCGAGGTGATGGCGGCCGCCGCCACCGGGCTGCGAGTCCCTGGCCACCGAGGCTACACAAACCGGAGAGCGGCAAACCTGGCGGAGCTATCAGCCGTCCGCCCGTCGACCACCACGGTGCTTTGACGGCGAaggcttcccaagcagcacaagtaattggcccaacattggagccgtattggcaaaggcccgCCCTACAAaagaccaggatgggaccatcctgttgcaatattttggccgatgacctgtgcGGCTTGGGTTATctg GCTTGGCTCACCGGCGTGCGGGGAGCCAGAACTGTGTCTGCTGTTCGCCGAAATTTCGCGGAAAGCGCCATCGGCTGCGCCAGTCACCTCCGCAACCACCACTGCAACAGGGCTGGCAGGGCGCCAATGAGGAGGACGGCTCGGACGCAGCGGCCGAGGCTAGAATCACGGGTGTCTCgcctgtgctgctgcttctgctttgacCCGCACAATTTC GTCGCAGCAGGACGCGCTTCACCCGGTTCGGAGTCTTCTTGTGGCTGCCTTGTGGGTGAAGGCGGTACTTTTGAGGATTTAGTACCAGGACTTTATATTACCAGTTATTAG